From a single Stigmatopora nigra isolate UIUO_SnigA chromosome 21, RoL_Snig_1.1, whole genome shotgun sequence genomic region:
- the myclb gene encoding protein L-Myc-1b, whose product MPGLSSTTAPRYDSWDMDYLDHYQHYFYDDHHNPDEDFFKSTAPSEGIWKKFELVPTPPMSPIRAVEGSGRLGLICPSLGDKLEWVSQFLGQEDEQQQQQQQQQQQQQQQQQQQQQDILCKVTPTTDSVGNLSSIIIQDCMWSGFSAGRQLEKVVGERCHPCQAKGGSGTTKGVPGKAQGEAADVLPIGCMVADCVDPAAVLTFPSGGGCKKPISSGSESHSNSSDDDDDEEIDVVTVEHKQQRKPRRLVKTRKPATITMRADPLDPCMKRFHISIHQQQHNYAAPSPDTVSPADPPPPRKRYRHEASATPAPQPHYYHQPRLGHTPSNSDNRRPHTTTTRARSQSPHLGSSSPASPPCSSSSSSSPAHARSPPPPLSSPQSSDCEDTDRRKAHNFLERKRRNDLRSRFLSLRDEIPGLADCAKTPKVAILTRATEYLRQLHAGERQKAQERKQLKAKQAQLLQRLAQLKRASQN is encoded by the exons ATGCCGGGACTCAGCTCCACCACGGCACCCCGCTATGACAGCTGGGACATGGACTACCTGGACCACTACCAACATTACTTCTACGACGACCACCACAATCCGGATGAGGACTTTTTCAAATCTACTGCACCCAGTGAGGGTATATGGAAGAAATTTGAACTGGTACCCACCCCGCCCATGTCCCCCATCCGGGCAGTGGAGGGGTCTGGCAGGTTGGGATTGATATGCCCTTCGTTGGGGGACAAGTTGGAGTGGGTTTCACAGTTTTTGGGCCAGGAggatgaacaacaacaacaacaacaacagcagcagcaacaacaacaacagcaacaacaacaacaacagcaagacATCCTTTGCAAAGTGACCCCAACCACGGACTCTGTTGGGAATTTGAGCTCCATCATCATCCAAGACTGCATGTGGAGTGGATTTTCTGCAGGTCGCCAGCTTGAAAAAGTAGTCGGGGAACGCTGTCACCCCTGCCAAGCCAAGGGTGGCTCCGGCACCACCAAAGGAGTCCCCGGGAAGGCGCAGGGCGAGGCAGCCGACGTGCTCCCTATCGGTTGTATGGTGGCGGATTGCGTGGACCCGGCCGCCGTCCTCACCTTTCCCTCGGGCGGGGGCTGCAAGAAGCCAATCTCTTCCGGGTCCGAGTCCCACAGCAACTCTTCAG acgatgacgacgacgaggagATCGACGTGGTGACGGTGGAGCACAAGCAACAACGCAAACCACGACGATTGGTCAAAACCCGCAAACCCGCCACCATCACCATGCGTGCAGACCCTTTGGACCCCTGCATGAAACGCTTCCACATTTCCATCCATCAGCAGCAGCACAACTATGCCGCCCCATCTCCGGACACCGTTTCCCCCGCGGACCCTCCGCCGCCCCGCAAGCGCTACCGACACGAGGCATCCGCCACCCCGGCGCCGCAaccccactactaccaccaaccTCGTCTTGGCCACACCCCCTCGAACTCGGACAACAGGCGCCCTCACACGACCACCACCAGGGCCCGCTCGCAGTCGCCCCACTTGGGCTCGTCGTCCCCCGCGTCGCCTCCCtgttcgtcgtcgtcgtcgtcctcgccgGCCCACGCccgctcgccgccgccgcccctctCCAGCCCGCAGTCCTCAGACTGCGAAGACACGGACCGACGCAAGGCCCACAACTTTCTGGAGCGCAAACGGCGTAACGACCTGCGCTCGCGCTTTTTGTCCCTGCGAGACGAGATCCCCGGATTGGCCGACTGCGCCAAGACGCCTAAAGTGGCCATCTTGACGCGGGCTACCGAGTACCTGCGGCAACTGCACGCGGGCGAGCGACAGAAGGCCCAAGAGAGAAAGCAGTTGAAAGCCAAGCAAGCGCAACTCTTGCAGAGGTTGGCGCAGCTAAAGCGGGCCTCCCAGAACTGA